One genomic window of bacterium includes the following:
- a CDS encoding branched-chain amino acid aminotransferase produces MLLEPGFGRIFTEHMARIDWDDSRGWHDAELRPYAPLQLDPGASVLHYSQSVFEGLKAFRQADGGIAVFRPDAHAARFRRSSRRLALPELPERTFIEAVDLLLSVDGGWVPAAPDHSLYLRPLTFASETSLAVHPASQVTFLLIGSPSGPYFPSGVKPVTVWLSEDFSRAAPGGTGAAKTGGNYAGGLLAQAQAAEQGCEQVVWLDSQEHRWVEEMGGMNLFFVYGAGSNARLLTPALTGTLLPGVTRNALLQLGVDLGFKAEEGRISTAEWQSGCADGSLTEVFACGTAAVITPVGAVKSAGGSWTVGDGRPGEVTMRLRQALVDIQKGEALDPHGWMHRVPNTH; encoded by the coding sequence ATGCTGCTCGAGCCGGGGTTCGGAAGGATCTTCACCGAGCACATGGCCCGCATCGACTGGGATGACAGCCGGGGCTGGCACGACGCCGAGCTGCGGCCCTACGCACCCCTTCAGCTCGACCCCGGCGCCTCCGTCCTCCACTACTCGCAGTCGGTGTTCGAAGGCCTCAAGGCGTTCCGGCAGGCCGATGGCGGGATTGCCGTCTTTCGCCCCGACGCGCATGCGGCCCGGTTCCGTCGCTCCTCGCGCCGGCTGGCATTGCCGGAGCTCCCGGAGCGCACCTTCATCGAAGCCGTCGACCTGCTCCTGAGCGTCGACGGCGGCTGGGTGCCCGCGGCTCCCGACCACAGCCTCTACCTCCGGCCTTTGACGTTCGCGAGCGAGACGAGCCTGGCGGTGCACCCGGCTTCGCAAGTCACATTCCTTCTGATCGGCTCGCCCTCTGGGCCCTACTTTCCCAGCGGGGTCAAGCCGGTCACGGTGTGGCTGTCGGAGGACTTCAGCCGGGCGGCGCCGGGCGGCACCGGGGCGGCGAAGACCGGCGGCAACTATGCGGGAGGCCTGCTCGCTCAGGCCCAGGCGGCCGAGCAAGGTTGCGAGCAGGTGGTGTGGCTCGATTCGCAGGAGCATCGATGGGTCGAGGAGATGGGCGGCATGAACCTTTTCTTCGTTTACGGCGCGGGATCGAACGCAAGGCTCCTCACCCCCGCGCTGACCGGCACGCTGCTGCCCGGCGTCACCCGCAACGCGCTACTGCAGCTTGGCGTCGACCTGGGGTTCAAGGCCGAGGAGGGAAGGATCAGCACCGCCGAGTGGCAGTCGGGCTGCGCTGACGGATCGCTGACCGAGGTCTTCGCATGCGGCACGGCCGCCGTGATCACGCCTGTGGGGGCGGTCAAGTCGGCCGGTGGTTCCTGGACGGTGGGCGACGGCCGGCCGGGCGAAGTCACGATGCGGCTGCGCCAGGCGCTCGTCGACATCCAGAAGGGCGAGGCTCTCGACCCGCACGGCTGGATGCACCGCGTGCCGAACACTCACTGA
- a CDS encoding NAD(P)/FAD-dependent oxidoreductase, which translates to MAGKRVVIVGGGGAGDYAAFTLRKQGFDGEVVILSADHDRPYDRPYLSKEFLRGEVELPKIFLHDTADYSKQNIDLRLEHQVTGGSLSERKLTLEDGAQIAFDTLVLGLGGTPRRLPDVPQAENMLTLRSLRDSQAIRQALSRCSRLLLIGAGFIGAEVGASARQLGKEVLMVEAAPVPLSRALGHEVGAIYATIHRSKGVDVRLGTTVQKWHTDGQRVVAVTLSDGRREEVDLVLLAVGIQPNLDLPRALGLPLEGGGVAVDEGLRAADGVYCGGDIAFHPHPVLGRAIRVEHWEVAKNQGRGIAAAITGGAAPYTKLPYFWSDQYDVSLEYRGHASGDDHAVWRGDRDGLSFSVFYLRDGLIDGVLSMNDGKTNELGGKLIESRRPVSESALSSLGADLSELLGAAG; encoded by the coding sequence ATGGCTGGGAAACGGGTTGTGATCGTCGGGGGAGGCGGAGCCGGTGACTACGCGGCGTTCACGTTGCGCAAGCAGGGCTTCGACGGCGAGGTGGTGATCCTGAGCGCGGACCACGACCGGCCCTACGATCGCCCGTATCTCTCCAAGGAGTTCCTGCGGGGGGAGGTCGAGCTCCCGAAGATCTTCCTCCACGACACGGCCGACTACTCGAAACAGAACATCGATCTCCGCCTCGAGCACCAGGTGACCGGCGGCTCGCTATCGGAGCGCAAGCTCACCCTGGAAGATGGCGCCCAGATCGCGTTCGACACGCTCGTACTCGGCCTGGGCGGGACTCCCAGGCGGCTGCCGGACGTTCCGCAGGCGGAGAACATGCTCACCCTCCGATCGCTGCGGGACAGCCAGGCGATCCGCCAGGCGCTCAGCCGCTGCTCGCGCCTGCTGCTGATCGGCGCCGGCTTCATCGGCGCCGAGGTGGGCGCCTCCGCCCGCCAGCTGGGCAAGGAGGTCCTGATGGTCGAGGCGGCCCCGGTACCGCTCTCGCGGGCCCTCGGCCACGAGGTCGGTGCGATCTACGCCACCATCCACCGCTCCAAAGGCGTCGACGTCCGCCTGGGCACCACCGTGCAGAAGTGGCACACCGACGGCCAGAGAGTGGTCGCGGTGACCCTGTCCGACGGGCGCCGCGAGGAGGTGGACCTCGTCCTGCTGGCGGTCGGCATCCAGCCCAACCTGGACCTGCCCCGGGCGCTCGGCCTGCCACTCGAGGGGGGCGGCGTGGCCGTGGACGAAGGGCTGCGCGCCGCCGACGGCGTTTACTGCGGCGGGGACATTGCCTTCCACCCCCACCCGGTGCTCGGCCGGGCGATCCGGGTCGAGCACTGGGAGGTCGCCAAGAACCAGGGCCGCGGGATCGCCGCCGCCATCACCGGCGGGGCCGCCCCGTACACCAAGCTGCCGTACTTCTGGTCGGATCAGTACGACGTCAGCCTGGAATACCGCGGTCATGCCTCCGGCGACGACCATGCGGTCTGGCGCGGTGACCGCGACGGGCTTTCGTTCTCGGTCTTCTATCTCCGCGACGGGCTCATCGACGGAGTGCTGTCGATGAACGACGGGAAGACGAACGAGCTGGGTGGCAAGCTGATCGAAAGCCGCCGGCCGGTGAGCGAGTCGGCCCTGTCAAGCCTGGGCGCCGACCTCTCGGAGCTGCTGGGCGCCGCTGGCTAA
- a CDS encoding DoxX family membrane protein — protein sequence MSEAWPSLYRFAVGLFWLYFASQKWQGVGWMRGVITSTANANPLPGLHEFLVSVVVPNWQPFALAQAAGETLVALLLILGLGTRWAGVLGLLLAGNLALTVAFAVHDDGFRWLYYLAVLANAQVIVSGPGPFALARFNWVPAYLR from the coding sequence ATGAGTGAAGCCTGGCCGAGCCTGTACCGCTTCGCGGTGGGATTGTTCTGGCTGTATTTCGCGAGCCAGAAATGGCAGGGCGTCGGCTGGATGCGCGGTGTGATCACGTCGACCGCAAACGCCAACCCGCTCCCAGGGCTCCACGAGTTCCTGGTGTCCGTGGTCGTTCCGAACTGGCAGCCATTCGCGCTCGCGCAGGCAGCGGGAGAAACGCTGGTCGCCCTCCTGCTGATCCTTGGGCTGGGCACCCGCTGGGCGGGAGTGCTCGGCCTGCTGCTCGCGGGCAACCTCGCGCTGACGGTCGCATTCGCGGTCCACGACGACGGCTTCCGGTGGCTCTACTACCTGGCGGTCCTGGCCAATGCACAGGTCATCGTCTCCGGACCTGGACCGTTCGCCCTGGCGCGTTTCAACTGGGTGCCGGCCTACCTGCGCTGA
- a CDS encoding B12-binding domain-containing radical SAM protein, which yields MTPMERADVVLVYPQRVPERGRHWIMPSLGLMYLSASLRRAGYTVRHIDHTFMERREVLDEISRLRPAVIGIYCMITMQDEALSLARQVRGQALTVVGGPYPSGEPDTFVDQFDLVAVGEGEETIVQIMRHLDDRRFEEIPGLVFKRDDEIVRGQARVRTKDMSQLPLPYRGDVPNAEYIRYWRKHWKDATTPLMSTRGCPFRCDFCHKSVFGELFSARPVESVVAEMREIAELGYDHIWMSDDLFTLNYKRTFELAEAIEDAHLPLTWECLSRVTHVDGALFEQMRRAGCKRIFFGIESGDERVLKEMKKGITPDQARAAVEACVQAGIKAAGFFMVGYLGETTESLIRSINFSSSLPLDYVSYTIAYPLPGTGFYERVRERRRRGEWHKVRHNRLLFNTDFSEHKLRAAILKGAIQHRLNRMHLQPAARAFELATNPLLRALR from the coding sequence ATGACGCCAATGGAAAGAGCCGACGTGGTGCTCGTCTATCCGCAGCGAGTCCCCGAGCGGGGCCGCCACTGGATCATGCCCTCGCTCGGGCTCATGTACCTCAGCGCTTCCCTCCGCCGCGCCGGTTACACGGTGAGGCACATCGACCACACCTTCATGGAGCGCCGCGAGGTGCTGGACGAGATCAGCCGGTTGCGGCCGGCGGTCATCGGCATCTACTGCATGATCACCATGCAGGACGAGGCACTCTCCCTCGCGCGGCAGGTGCGCGGCCAAGCGCTGACGGTCGTCGGCGGTCCGTATCCCTCGGGAGAACCCGACACGTTCGTCGACCAGTTCGACCTGGTGGCGGTCGGCGAGGGCGAGGAGACGATCGTCCAGATCATGCGGCACCTCGACGACCGGCGCTTCGAGGAGATCCCCGGCTTGGTCTTCAAGCGGGACGACGAAATCGTGCGGGGCCAGGCCCGGGTCCGCACCAAGGACATGTCCCAACTCCCGCTGCCCTACCGCGGTGACGTCCCGAATGCCGAGTACATCCGGTACTGGCGCAAGCACTGGAAGGACGCGACCACGCCGCTGATGTCCACGCGCGGTTGTCCTTTCCGCTGCGACTTCTGCCACAAGTCGGTATTCGGTGAGTTGTTCAGCGCGCGGCCGGTGGAGTCCGTGGTGGCGGAGATGCGCGAGATCGCTGAGCTCGGTTACGACCACATCTGGATGTCGGACGACCTCTTCACGCTGAACTACAAGCGCACTTTCGAGCTGGCCGAAGCCATCGAGGATGCGCACCTACCGCTCACGTGGGAGTGCCTCAGCCGCGTCACCCACGTCGACGGCGCACTGTTCGAGCAGATGCGCCGCGCCGGCTGCAAGCGAATATTCTTCGGCATCGAGTCGGGTGACGAGCGGGTGCTGAAGGAGATGAAGAAGGGCATCACCCCCGACCAGGCCCGGGCGGCCGTCGAGGCCTGTGTCCAGGCCGGCATCAAGGCGGCTGGGTTCTTCATGGTCGGATACCTCGGCGAGACGACCGAATCGCTGATCCGCAGCATCAACTTTTCGAGCAGCCTGCCGCTCGACTACGTGAGCTACACGATCGCCTACCCGCTGCCCGGCACCGGTTTCTACGAGCGCGTACGGGAGCGCCGCCGGCGCGGGGAGTGGCACAAGGTGCGTCACAACCGCCTGCTCTTCAATACCGACTTCTCCGAGCACAAGCTCCGCGCGGCGATCCTGAAGGGCGCCATCCAGCACCGCTTGAACCGCATGCACCTGCAACCCGCCGCCCGCGCCTTCGAGCTCGCCACCAACCCGTTGTTGCGAGCGCTTCGCTGA